From a region of the Euzebyales bacterium genome:
- a CDS encoding aminotransferase class I/II-fold pyridoxal phosphate-dependent enzyme gives MRPDTTAAHGGGHIDPVTGALTPPIHMSTTFARGADGSLVGGHEYTRADNPTYEQPERLLAALEGCDIALLFSSGMAAVSAPFCALVPGDHVVAPMIMYWGLRKWLSEFALSWGVTVTHVDTTDLDALRAAMRPGRTRLVWIETPANPTWDVTDIAAVAEIAHDAHARLAVDSTVATPVHTRPLAFGADLVVHSATKFLNGHGDVLAGALVTAVDDPFVQRIRAWRRGAGAVPGSMSAWLLLRGMRTLFPRVLRSSENARAIAEHFADDPRLSSVLYPGLASHPGHPVAARQMTDGFGGMLSVRVRGGAAAAAATLARLQVFARATSLGGTESLAEHRAPAEGPSTPVPDDLLRLSIGLEHPDDLIADLDQALDHGVTGRASAAHTPATTPDAARTDAGARLSEGDAAFAALRRTVVARGGDVRRAGGDVIAEGSPGAVEPLRDQLGLPEPDVSTVAGVLDGIVNPSVAAHDGRVVLVDETDGVVTVRLDGRCQGCAMAEVTVRQGIEPLLRRHVPGVRGVVDATDHTAGSDPYYPPTKR, from the coding sequence ATGCGACCTGACACGACCGCGGCGCACGGCGGGGGCCACATCGACCCGGTGACCGGCGCGCTGACCCCGCCGATCCACATGTCGACGACGTTCGCGCGCGGTGCCGACGGGTCGCTTGTCGGCGGTCACGAGTACACGCGCGCGGACAATCCCACCTACGAGCAGCCCGAGCGACTCCTGGCCGCGCTCGAGGGGTGCGACATCGCGCTGCTGTTCTCGTCCGGCATGGCGGCGGTGTCCGCGCCGTTCTGCGCGCTGGTGCCCGGCGACCACGTCGTGGCGCCGATGATCATGTACTGGGGCCTGCGCAAGTGGCTCAGCGAGTTCGCCCTCTCCTGGGGCGTCACGGTCACCCACGTCGACACGACCGACCTCGACGCGCTCCGTGCGGCGATGCGCCCGGGGCGCACGCGACTGGTGTGGATCGAGACGCCCGCCAACCCGACGTGGGACGTCACCGACATCGCCGCGGTTGCCGAGATCGCCCACGACGCCCACGCGCGGCTCGCCGTCGACAGCACCGTCGCCACACCGGTCCACACCCGCCCACTCGCGTTCGGCGCCGACCTCGTCGTCCACTCTGCGACGAAGTTCCTCAACGGGCACGGCGATGTGCTGGCCGGCGCCCTCGTGACGGCGGTCGACGACCCGTTCGTCCAACGGATCCGCGCGTGGCGCCGCGGCGCGGGTGCCGTGCCGGGCAGCATGTCTGCGTGGCTGCTGCTGCGCGGCATGCGCACGCTGTTCCCGCGCGTGCTGCGCAGTTCCGAGAACGCGCGCGCGATCGCGGAGCACTTCGCCGACGATCCCCGGCTGTCGTCGGTGCTCTATCCCGGTCTGGCCTCCCACCCCGGCCACCCGGTGGCCGCACGACAGATGACGGACGGGTTCGGCGGGATGCTGTCGGTGCGCGTCCGCGGGGGAGCGGCCGCGGCGGCGGCGACGCTGGCCCGGCTGCAGGTGTTCGCCCGCGCGACGTCGCTGGGGGGGACCGAGAGCCTGGCCGAGCACCGCGCGCCCGCGGAGGGCCCGTCGACGCCGGTGCCCGACGACCTGCTGCGGCTGTCGATCGGTCTGGAACACCCCGACGATCTGATCGCGGATCTCGATCAGGCACTCGACCACGGCGTGACCGGCCGCGCCTCCGCCGCGCACACACCAGCGACGACCCCCGACGCTGCGCGGACCGACGCAGGCGCCCGGCTGTCCGAGGGCGATGCCGCGTTCGCCGCGCTGCGCCGGACCGTCGTCGCCCGCGGTGGCGACGTGCGGCGGGCCGGCGGCGACGTGATCGCCGAGGGCTCGCCGGGCGCGGTCGAGCCACTGCGCGACCAGCTCGGGCTGCCCGAACCCGACGTCTCGACGGTGGCCGGCGTGCTGGACGGGATCGTCAACCCGTCGGTGGCGGCCCACGACGGCCGGGTGGTCCTGGTCGACGAGACCGACGGCGTCGTGACGGTGCGCCTCGACGGCCGGTGCCAGGGATGCGCCATGGCCGAGGTGACGGTCCGCCAGGGGATCGAGCCGTTGCTGCGCCGCCACGTCCCCGGCGTGCGCGGCGTGGTCGACGCGACCGACCACACCGCAGGCTCGGACCCGTACTACCCGCCCACCAAGCGCTGA